The DNA window CCTTATGAAGAAGCAAAAGAAAAGGTCAAAGAAGGATTAAAGCCTTTAGGAGACGATTATATAGAAATTCTTGAAAAAGGATTTAATGAAGGCTGGATTGATGTATATGAAAATGAAGGGAAAACCAGTGGAGCCTATTCCTTTGGAACTTATACGAGTCCACCTTATGTACTGCTTAATCATCAGGATACGGTACATGATCTATTCACCATTGCCCATGAAATGGGGCATTCGCTTCATTCCTATTATTCTCATGAGAATCAGCCCTATGTATATGGTGGATATACTATTTTTGTTGCAGAGGTTGCATCAACTGTGAATGAAGCCTTACTTATGGAGCATTTACTTAAAAATAGTAAGGATCCTAATACAAAGATGTATCTGATGAACCATTATCTTGAACAGTTTAGAGGAACGGTTTACAGACAAACCATGTTTGCAAAATTTGAAAAAATCATCCATGAAAAGGCAGAAAAAGGGGAAGCTTTAACGCCAGAAGATCTTTGTGAAATATATATGGATTTAAATAAAAAGTATTATGGACCAGATGTAGTGATTGATGATGAAATCAAGATGGAATGGGCAAGAATTCCACACTTTTATAATGCCTATTATGTTTATAAGTATGCTACTGGATATTCTGCAGCCATTTCTTTATCACAAAAGATATTAAAAGAAGGAAAATCTGCTGTAGAGAATTATCTAAACTTCTTAAAGTCTGGAGGATCAGATTATCCAATCAATCTTTTAAAAGGAGCAGGGGTAGATATGACTACAACAGAGCCTATACATCATGCACTGAAGGTATTTGAAAAATTAGTTGATGAAATGGAAAATATGCTTTCATAAAAGGGATGCTACAAATGTAGTATCCTTTTTATCTTACAAGGGGTATGTCCTTTAAGATAAATGGTTAAAATGACTAAAAAACAGGATTGACTCGAATATTTAATTTTTTCTATGCTATTATTTTTTGTATAATAGTAGTAGAGCAGATGAAAAACTTGGCAGGTGATGGTATGTTTAATTTATTATCTTTGATATTTCGATACATATTTATATTGATTATCTATTTGTTTATTTTAGGGATTATACGGCTTATCTATTTAGATATTAAAAGCATGAGTGGTGTAATGGATCATTATCCATATTTAAAATTAATCAATAGAAAAGACCAGTTACCTTTTAAGATTAAAGAAGTTTATACATTAGACGATACAATGACTATTGGTAGAAAAAAGAGAAATGATGTGGTAATTAATGATCCATTTATTTCAAATGAGCATTTAAAAATAACTTTGGATGAGGGAGAATAT is part of the Crassaminicella profunda genome and encodes:
- a CDS encoding FHA domain-containing protein; this encodes MKNLAGDGMFNLLSLIFRYIFILIIYLFILGIIRLIYLDIKSMSGVMDHYPYLKLINRKDQLPFKIKEVYTLDDTMTIGRKKRNDVVINDPFISNEHLKITLDEGEYFVEDLDSANGTYLNGDRIMDIIKLKNGDRIKFGQAEFLYVRNE